The genomic window ATACGCAGGTGTTGAAAAATTAGCAGATGCTGTAAAAGTTACAATGGGTCCAAGAGGAAGAAATGTATTATTACAAAAATCTTTCGGAGCTCCAACAATTACAAAAGATGGTGTATCAGTTGCTAGAGAAATCGAATTAAAAGATACTTTAGAAAATATGGGAGCACAACTTGTAAAAGAAGTTGCTTCTAAAACTGCTGATGAAGCAGGAGATGGAACAACAACTGCTACTATCTTAGCTCACTCAATCTTCAAAGAGGGATTAAGAAATGTAACAGCAGGAGCAAATCCAATTATCTTAAAAAGAGGTATGGATAAAGCAACTGAAGCTATTTTAGCTGAACTTAAAAAAGCTTCAAGAGTTGTTGCTAATAAAACTGAAATTGAGCAAGTTGCTACAATTTCTGCTAACTCTGATAAAGCAATTGGAGCTATGATTGCTGAAGCTATGGATAAAGTTGGAAAAGATGGTGTTATCACTGTTGAAGAAGCAAAAGGTATCTCTGATGAATTAGCTGTTGTTGAAGGTATGCAGTTTGATAGAGGATATTTATCTCCATATTTTGTAACAAATGCTGAAAAAATGATTGGTGAATTTAACAATCCATTTATTTTATTATATGACAAAAAAATCTCTTCTTTAAAAGAGATGTTACCAATTTTAGAATCTGTTAATCAATCTGGACGTCCTTTAGTAATTATTGCAGAAGATGTTGATGGTGAAGCATTAGCAACACTGGTAGTAAATAGATTAAGAGGTTCTTTAAATATTGCAGCTGTTAAAGCTCCAGGATTTGGTGATAGAAGAAAAGCTATGCTTGAAGATATTGCTGTATTAACTGGTGGAACTGTAATTTCTGAAGAGATGGGAATGAAACTTGAAACTGCTGATTTCTCTTGTTTAGGAACTGCTTCAAAAGTTGTTATTGATAAAGATAATACAACTTTAGTTGATGGAAATGGTGATAAAGAAAGAGTAAAAGCTAGAGTTAATCAAATCAAAGCTGAAATTTCTAATACAACTTCTGATTATGATAAAGAAAAATTACAAGAAAGACTTGCAAAATTAAGTGGAGGAGTAGCTGTTATTAAAGTTGGAGCTGCATCTGAGACTGAAATGAAAGAGAAAAAAGATAGAGTTGATGATGCATTAAGTGCAACAAGAGCTGCTGTTGAAGAAGGTATTGTAATTGGTGGAGGAGCTGCACTAATCAGAGCTGCTGCTAAAGTTAAACTAGAACTTGAAGGTGATGAAGCAATTGGTGCTGCAATCATTTTTAGAGCTATTAAAGCGCCTTTAAAACAAATTGCTACAAATGCTGGGTTTGATGCTGGTGTTGTTGCAAATGAAGTTGAAAAATCTACAAATGAAAATTTAGGATTTAATGCTGCAACTGGTGAATATGTAGATATGTTTGAAGCTGGAATTGTTGACCCTGCAAAAGTTGAAAGAGTTGCAATGCAAAATGCTGTTTCAGTTGCATCACTTTTATTAACTACAGAAGCTACAGTTACAGATATTAAAGAAGATAAACCATCAATGCCTTCTATGCCAGACATGGGTGGAATGGGTGGAATGCCAGGAATGATGTAGTTTTTTATAAAATTATGTTGTGATTAAAAAGGACAAGGGGTTTCTCTAGTCCTTTTTTTATTTCTTGATT from Arcobacter venerupis includes these protein-coding regions:
- the groL gene encoding chaperonin GroEL (60 kDa chaperone family; promotes refolding of misfolded polypeptides especially under stressful conditions; forms two stacked rings of heptamers to form a barrel-shaped 14mer; ends can be capped by GroES; misfolded proteins enter the barrel where they are refolded when GroES binds) gives rise to the protein MAKEVLFSDNARNRLYAGVEKLADAVKVTMGPRGRNVLLQKSFGAPTITKDGVSVAREIELKDTLENMGAQLVKEVASKTADEAGDGTTTATILAHSIFKEGLRNVTAGANPIILKRGMDKATEAILAELKKASRVVANKTEIEQVATISANSDKAIGAMIAEAMDKVGKDGVITVEEAKGISDELAVVEGMQFDRGYLSPYFVTNAEKMIGEFNNPFILLYDKKISSLKEMLPILESVNQSGRPLVIIAEDVDGEALATLVVNRLRGSLNIAAVKAPGFGDRRKAMLEDIAVLTGGTVISEEMGMKLETADFSCLGTASKVVIDKDNTTLVDGNGDKERVKARVNQIKAEISNTTSDYDKEKLQERLAKLSGGVAVIKVGAASETEMKEKKDRVDDALSATRAAVEEGIVIGGGAALIRAAAKVKLELEGDEAIGAAIIFRAIKAPLKQIATNAGFDAGVVANEVEKSTNENLGFNAATGEYVDMFEAGIVDPAKVERVAMQNAVSVASLLLTTEATVTDIKEDKPSMPSMPDMGGMGGMPGMM